The Opitutaceae bacterium nucleotide sequence ATGAGCTGCTTCTTGCGGCTGACGATGCCCGGCAGGTCGAAGATGTCGTCGTGTTCGACGTTGGGGTAGGGAATGCGCTCGATCAGGACCGGCTCGCCCTTAACCAGGAGAAGGGAATTCTGGGTGTTGATATCCGTTACCAGGAGGGCGGCGAAGAGAAGGTCTTCTGATTCGCGCAAAGCCTCGAGGGCGTCGCCGAGGTCCCGGGCGTGGTTCCAGAAATTGGCGAAGCCCAATTCCTCGACCTGGGAGACGGCGAAGCGGGCGCTCTCTTCATCGTAAAGCTTGAAGTCGGAGCGGACGACTTTGTCGGCGCTGAGGCCGAGAATGACGGATCCGCTGGAGAAGATGAGATTGGCGAGGTCGTCGGCCGCAACCCCAGCGATCTCCTCGAGCCAGCGCAACAGGATGCCGTCCTTCGGAGTCGAGGTGGGGCTGTTCAGGTTGAGGGTGTCGGCGATGATTCCCCCCATCATGATCCCGGCGATGTCGGCACCCGGATTATGGCCGTCGCGGCGGAAGAGGTCGGCCACAATGGTGCAGGTGGAGCCGACCGGTTCGTTGATGAAGAGGATGGGCTGCTGGGTGGTGAGGGGGGCGAGTCGGTGATGGTCGATGATCTCGGCGATGCCGACCTGGTCGGCGCCGGGGACGGCCTGGTTCAGCTCGTTGTGATCGACAAGGATGAGCCGGGGGCGGGTTGGCTCGAGGAGATTGGTCTTGGTGAAGAGTCCGATCAGGCGGCGGTCGTCGTCGGTCACCATGTAGGCGGGCTGGCTGTTGGTGGCGACCCGTCGGCGGACCTCGGAGAGCTTCTCGTCCGCGCTGAAGGTCAGGCAGTCCTTCTCGACGATCTGGGAGACGGTGGAGGCGGTCCGGATGATCCATGCGGTGGTGGCGGAATCGTAGGGGCTGACCACGAGACTGACGCCCTTGTCGCGAGCCTGTTGGATGACCTCCTCATCGATTTCCAGATTGCCGGTGATGACGAGCAGACGGACGCCGATCTGGATCGAGCGCTGCTGGATGTCCCAGCGGTCGCCGACCACGATGATGGACTGATTGTGCGGGATATCCTCGGCCTGGGAGAAGCGCCCGAAGGAGCGGATGTCCATGGCCCCGATCTTGACGTAGAGGTCCTCGATGGCGTCGCCGTCCTCAAGATGGAGGACCCTGGCCTTGAGGGCCCGGACCACGGCGGGGAGGCTGGTCGAAACATGGCGCATCTCGCGTGGTTCCCGGATCTTCGGGGTGAAGTAGCCGCCGAGTTGGAAGACGGAAATGAAACCTTGCAGGACATTGTCGTCGTCGACCACGGGCAGGGCCCGCAGGTTGTGGGCTTCGATGAGTTCGAGGGCTTCGGCGCAGGTGGTTTCCCCGGAGATCTTCACCACATCGCGGACCATGATGTCGTCGACCCGGGGGATGACATCGCCCACGTATTGGGGCAGGGGCTGATTGAAGCGGGAGAGAATGGTATCGATCCGGGCGTTGCTGTTGCCGCAGCGGGCGGCGACGCAGGAGCTGTCACCGGTCAGCCGCTTCAGGTGGGCGTAGGCGATGGCGGAGCAGATCGAATCGGCATCGGGGTTGCGGTGCCCGATGACGTAGGTGGTGTCCGGGGAAGTTGAGGGAATGGCGTTCACGGTTGGGTCGTAGGGTTTCTGTAGGTAACGGAGACCCAGCCGGAGAATTCAGCAACTCCATTGCATGACAACCCGGAAAAGAAAAAAGCCCGGCTGGATGAGCCGGGCTTTGGGAGAAAGGGAATGGGACCGGGGATCAACCTCCGGCGGGGCCGTAGACTTGCCCGTCGCCTTGATCCAAGGCTTTGCCGTTATTGACGGCATCAATGACATCCTGGATGTTGCTGGTTGCCACGCCGGACGAAGGAATGACGAGGCGATCGACCACGTTGCGGTAGAAAGCGACATTGCCGCCCATAAAGACAATGTGGCCGCCTTCGGAATTGTAAATTGCATTGGCGTCCGACCAGAGTCCAGTGGCCAGTAATCCGCGGGTCCATGCGATAGGTGTAGTGGAAGGGTGACTGCTCACATTGAGACCCAGCATGACGGCAAACGAGAGATCCTTGCCGTCGAAGGCAGCATTGATCTGGGGTGGAACCGGATCACCTGTATCCGGATCTGTCGTTGCACCTTGGAAGATCGACGAGGGAAGCAATGGCAGATTGGTGGAATTATCGCTCCCGCTGACCCAGACCGCGGCATCGTTCAGCGAAGCGTTGGTGGCCAGAGCCGCCGCGTAGTAGTGCAGCGTCATTGCGGTACCTCCAGAAGGACCGTTGAGAACTCGACCCGCTTCAATAACGTAGGTCTGTCCCGGCAGTTTATCGTTATTCTCATTCGCAAAGATCAAAGCGCCCTGGCCGATCTGGCGGAGGTTGCTGGCGTCGACGGTGCGGCGGGCGGTTTCACGGACCTTGCCAACGGTGGGGATAAGGATGGCGGCGAGGATGCCGATGATGGCGACGACAGTGAGAAGCTCGATGAGCGTAAAGCCGGCGCGCTTCTTATGGAAGGTTTTTGCGATCATAGAGTTAGGGGACAGGAGGAACGGCGGATGTGACGGCGATTTTGGGTTCTTCAGAGTTGGCTGGTCTGAACCCATTCAAGTATACAATCGGTAGGGGTGACAAGGCCTATGAGTTTCGTGTTCCACCGAACGCCTTATGGGGGAATCCCCGATGGGTGTAGGGAATGGGCGAATGAAGTCGCTCCCGACCTCATTTGATGAGCCGGGACAGGTTTGCGACGAAGATGGAAGATGGAAG carries:
- a CDS encoding prepilin-type N-terminal cleavage/methylation domain-containing protein; translated protein: MIAKTFHKKRAGFTLIELLTVVAIIGILAAILIPTVGKVRETARRTVDASNLRQIGQGALIFANENNDKLPGQTYVIEAGRVLNGPSGGTAMTLHYYAAALATNASLNDAAVWVSGSDNSTNLPLLPSSIFQGATTDPDTGDPVPPQINAAFDGKDLSFAVMLGLNVSSHPSTTPIAWTRGLLATGLWSDANAIYNSEGGHIVFMGGNVAFYRNVVDRLVIPSSGVATSNIQDVIDAVNNGKALDQGDGQVYGPAGG
- a CDS encoding putative manganese-dependent inorganic diphosphatase, with protein sequence MNAIPSTSPDTTYVIGHRNPDADSICSAIAYAHLKRLTGDSSCVAARCGNSNARIDTILSRFNQPLPQYVGDVIPRVDDIMVRDVVKISGETTCAEALELIEAHNLRALPVVDDDNVLQGFISVFQLGGYFTPKIREPREMRHVSTSLPAVVRALKARVLHLEDGDAIEDLYVKIGAMDIRSFGRFSQAEDIPHNQSIIVVGDRWDIQQRSIQIGVRLLVITGNLEIDEEVIQQARDKGVSLVVSPYDSATTAWIIRTASTVSQIVEKDCLTFSADEKLSEVRRRVATNSQPAYMVTDDDRRLIGLFTKTNLLEPTRPRLILVDHNELNQAVPGADQVGIAEIIDHHRLAPLTTQQPILFINEPVGSTCTIVADLFRRDGHNPGADIAGIMMGGIIADTLNLNSPTSTPKDGILLRWLEEIAGVAADDLANLIFSSGSVILGLSADKVVRSDFKLYDEESARFAVSQVEELGFANFWNHARDLGDALEALRESEDLLFAALLVTDINTQNSLLLVKGEPVLIERIPYPNVEHDDIFDLPGIVSRKKQLIPFLTSMLKTMSTDGLLVG